GCGCTACCTGTATGAAGGATGACGGCATTCACCGATCATCCTTTTTGATATTCGCCACTTTTTGTACATGCTCTACATAGAGCAACAATCTGCACATGTAAAGGAACATTTCAAGCGTCCAACAACTTCAACCATGACAATAAAAAACGAACTACTGCAAAAAAATGCTACTGGAAAACTTCACGCATGCCGAATGATTCGCTTCTTTGCTTGATTATTTCATTGGTCTAACTTTCGTTCAATTGGTGTTGAAATGTATGTCATACCAGATGAATGGATATGAATTTCCTATATGATTAGGAAAAACGTTTGCTTCTCTAATGTGGATGATTTCGCTTACAATTATCCCAATCCAGTGCGGAATGTATTTTATGCTAGCCGTCAGGAGGAGGTGGCAACAAACAGGAGGAGACCATTATGAACAAAAGGCATCTGGATATACTTCTCCATTTGTTAGATACAAATAGCCCAGTCAAAGGGAGTGCACTAGCTCAGTTATTTAATGTGAGTGATCGCACGATTCGGTCAGATATACGGGCCATTAATGCAGAGCTTCATAGACAAAATATGGAGATCCAATCATCCAAACAATGGGGGTACTACATCGAAGATTGGTCCAAGTCGGAAGTTCGTAAATTGCTCAATCGGTTATGGGAAGAAGAACCAATATCTGTTTTACCTGACACTCCCATTGAAAGAATTACTTACATCGTATTTGCACTCTCTTTTTCAACCAGGTACCTAAGTATGGAAAAACTGGCAGAAGATATTTACGTATCCAAAACGACAATTAGCTCGGATGTGAAGCGACTACAAGAAATTATTGAACAAATTCCTGAGCTGGAATTAAAGGTCTCAGCAACGAAGGGATTGCTGCTCGTTGGTAGTGAAATTTCCAAAAGGGCACTAATGTTTTACGTTCTACAGCTGGAATTGACTCATAAAAAGATGGAGATGACGAGTAGGCTCAGGATTGCTTTGCCTACAGAAAACTTAAACGATAGTTTGCTAGATCTACAAAAATTAATTATTAATATGCTGAACACAGGGGGATTTTTCTTAACGGATCATGAAGTTGTTTCTTTATCCTTTGACTTTTATATTACGTTTAAGCGTATCGAGCAGGGCTTCGGTATCGTAACTCCGGTTAACGAAAACTTAGATATGGAACTGACTTCCATATTAAAAAAAGGGCTGACAGGGATTACTCAATGGATAGATGACAATGAGATTGGTTATCTACAACAGCGATTACGTTCCAAGCGGCTTTTAAACAAACAGAGTGGTCAGTTGAATGGTTCTGGTGATGAAGCAGCATATATAGTTGATCGTTTATTAGATGACATTCAACAAAGATTTGGTATTATTTTCAGTGAAAATACGGTGCTTAAAAATAATCTTATTCAACATATTTACCCGCTAATTTATCGCTTAAGGACCCATACCTTTGAGTTTAATCCTTTGAAGGAAGAGACAAGGCGCAAATATCCTTTTGCGTTTGAGATGTCTAATGTGTTAGTGCCAATCATTCATAACCAATACGGGCTTATTCTTAACGAATCCGAGCTTGCGTTTATTGCATTGCATCTTGCCGTCGCATTGGAAGAAGTCTTCGAGAAACCTTCTGTAGCCATATTGTGCGGGTCTGGATTAGCAACGGCTCAAATCCTGTACCGTCGTGTCATGTCCTACTACGGAGAACGCGTCGATTTGATTGGGTGGTATTCTGTCTACCAGTTGGACGCTTTGCTTCGCGGAGAATTCGGCAAGGTAGATCTGTTGATCACTACCATTCCGATAGAACAAGAAGTGGATATCCCTTTACTTTTGGTCAACCCTTTATTGTCCAAATCAGACATGGCTCAAGTGGAAGGCTATTTAACGGGATCTATGATGACGCAACTACCATTGAATGAGGAAATCACAGACACCTCCTTTTTCAATGAACATTGTTTCCACTACTTTAAGGAAAGTCTGGATTATGTATCCATAATGAAGCAAATGGCTCACAGCTTGTTAGAACAACAAGC
Above is a window of Paenibacillus sp. E222 DNA encoding:
- a CDS encoding transcription antiterminator, whose protein sequence is MNKRHLDILLHLLDTNSPVKGSALAQLFNVSDRTIRSDIRAINAELHRQNMEIQSSKQWGYYIEDWSKSEVRKLLNRLWEEEPISVLPDTPIERITYIVFALSFSTRYLSMEKLAEDIYVSKTTISSDVKRLQEIIEQIPELELKVSATKGLLLVGSEISKRALMFYVLQLELTHKKMEMTSRLRIALPTENLNDSLLDLQKLIINMLNTGGFFLTDHEVVSLSFDFYITFKRIEQGFGIVTPVNENLDMELTSILKKGLTGITQWIDDNEIGYLQQRLRSKRLLNKQSGQLNGSGDEAAYIVDRLLDDIQQRFGIIFSENTVLKNNLIQHIYPLIYRLRTHTFEFNPLKEETRRKYPFAFEMSNVLVPIIHNQYGLILNESELAFIALHLAVALEEVFEKPSVAILCGSGLATAQILYRRVMSYYGERVDLIGWYSVYQLDALLRGEFGKVDLLITTIPIEQEVDIPLLLVNPLLSKSDMAQVEGYLTGSMMTQLPLNEEITDTSFFNEHCFHYFKESLDYVSIMKQMAHSLLEQQAIEDIDEFITSVLVRERMQSTVFGNAIAMPHAMDYQAEYTLVSIGVLKEGIRHAGKKIKVVLLVAINPKEKDKLKQLYKMIEHILDREDIRDLSRASNFEQFIQYID